The Castor canadensis chromosome 8, mCasCan1.hap1v2, whole genome shotgun sequence genome contains a region encoding:
- the LOC109676201 gene encoding high mobility group protein B1, with protein MGKGEPKKPRGKMSSYAFFVQTCREEHKKKHPDASVNFSEFSKKCSERWKTMSAKEKGKFEDMAKADKARYEREMKTHIPPKEETKKKFKDPNAPKRPPSAFFLFCSEYRPKIKGEHPGLSIGDVAKKLGEMWNNTAADDKQPYEKKAAKLKEKYEKDIAAYRAKGKPDAAKKGVVKAEKSKKKKEEEEDEEDEEDEEEEEDEEDEDEEEDDDDE; from the coding sequence TGCAAACTTGCAGGGAGGAGCACAAGAAGAAGCACCCCGACGCTTCAGTcaacttctcagagttttctaagAAGTGTTCGGAGAGGTGGAAGACCATGTCTgctaaagagaaagggaaatttgAAGACATGGCAAAGGCGGACAAGGCTCgttatgaaagagaaatgaaaactcatATTCCTCCTAAAGAGGAGACGAAAAAGAAGTTCAAAGATCCCAATGCACCCAAGAGGCCCCCTTCGGCTTTCTTCTTGTTCTGTTCTGAGTATCGCCCCAAAATCAAAGGTGAGCATCCCGGCCTGTCCATTGGCGATGTTGCAAAGAAGCTGGGAGAGATGTGGAACAACACTGCTGCAGATGACAAGCAGCCTTATGAAAAGAAGGCGGCCAAGCTGAAGGAAAAGTATGAAAAGGATATTGCTGCCTATCGAGCTAAAGGAAAACCTGATGCAGCGAAAAAGGGAGTTGTCAAGGctgaaaagagcaagaaaaagaaggaagaggaggaagatgaggaggacgaagaggatgaggaagaggaggaagacgaagaagatgaagatgaagaagaagatgatgatgatgaataa